The genome window AACATCCTTCAGCCCGGTCCTGGTGTGGGTGGACATTGCATCTCAGTTGATCCGTGGTTTCTTGTGGGTGATTATCCCTCTCTGGCCAAGGTTATTGATGAGTCTATGAAAACTAACGATGGAATGCCGGACTTCGTGCTTAACCGGATTTACGAGATTATGAAGGAGACTGGACTGACAGACATTACCCGTGTAGGCTTGTACGGCCTTACATATAAAGAAAATGTGGATGATATGCGGGAATCCCCCACACTTCAGTTACTTGAGAGTCAGGAGTGCCACCTAGCACCCGGTTTGAAGGTATATGACCCCTTCATTGAAAAGGATGTTGTTGCGAATCAGTATCACAGCTTAGATGAGTTCCTGGATGCCTGTGACATTGTCGTTATTATGGTTAAGCATAATGAAATCAAAGAGAATGTTGAGAAGTTAAAGGACAAGGTTATTTTGGATTGCCATAACATTATCGATTTCCCCGGCGTGTACCACATTTAACAAAGTTTATTCTCCGGCATCTCCGCTAAAAATCATGTTCAAACAATCGGATAAGCGTGGGTGCGGAGAAATACAGGAATAAAAATAACATAATAAATTAAAATAATTCTGTGCAGGAGATATATGAATATTTTGTACAAGGACATGCTATAGGTGGAGGGTTATTATGAATGCTATTGGACTATATCGTACTGGGAGATGGATGTATGTGCATCACATTCCTGTCCTTCCAAAAATAATCAAAGGAATATCCTTTCTTTTATTTAACAGTGTTGTGCCATATACGGCTGAGATTGGCAAGGAATCCAAGTTTGCATATGGTGGGATAGGCTGTGTCATTCACAGTAGAGCAAAAATAGGAGACAGAGTAATAATTGGACAGAATTCCACGATTGGTCGATCTCTCGATCCAGAAGATTTTCCGAGTATTGGAAACGATGTATATAT of Roseburia hominis contains these proteins:
- a CDS encoding serine acetyltransferase yields the protein MNAIGLYRTGRWMYVHHIPVLPKIIKGISFLLFNSVVPYTAEIGKESKFAYGGIGCVIHSRAKIGDRVIIGQNSTIGRSLDPEDFPSIGNDVYISAGARIIGNIHIGNNVIVGTNSVVNKDVEDNCIVAGVPAKVIRRIDVSVWDLLKNISFRGGGKSST